The Pedobacter mucosus genome window below encodes:
- a CDS encoding SusD/RagB family nutrient-binding outer membrane lipoprotein — MKKIFYIYLLPISLMLFVTSCKKSFEELTLNNNKPNSVSAALLFNGVLNNLADLPDGQKEIYGQYYLYNYDYYGNNRYDLGGGDDYYTTLKNVVAMEQQASASGGAAVNPYEALGKFFKAYFFSKMSLEMGDIPMSQALKGLDGLEPVYDTQKAVMQQSLNWLESANADLDQIIKNPSIAGAGTGATLSNDIYFNNDLSKWQKAVNALRIRLLIQLSKKTADTDLGVISQFAAIIGNPTKYPLMTGNADNLQYTFLAPNNYYPMNPNNFGQSGSRKNTSATYIGLLTQLKDPRVYVTAEPSRDRVDNLKQSATDFASFVGADAGSDLGVMYNNAGLQKYSFINRKHFYSTYTGEPSVQIGYPELMLNIAEGINRGWASGNAETFYSAGIKASMAGYGIPETGSFIAYFYRPGSTDVTGLSNYDTFNIPVNFNTYYNQANVKYIAGSMGITQILQQKYLALFRHAGLESYFSFRRTGVPAFTTGPGTGNGNRIALRFKYPSAERTSNAKNYQTALVSQFGGNDDINGIMWILK; from the coding sequence ATGAAAAAAATATTCTATATATACTTGTTACCCATCTCCTTGATGTTATTTGTAACAAGCTGCAAAAAAAGTTTTGAAGAACTTACTTTAAATAATAACAAACCTAATAGTGTTTCAGCAGCTTTATTGTTTAATGGTGTATTAAATAATCTTGCAGATTTGCCTGATGGTCAAAAAGAAATCTACGGGCAGTATTATCTTTATAATTACGATTATTATGGAAATAACCGCTATGACCTTGGAGGAGGTGACGATTACTATACTACATTAAAAAATGTAGTTGCTATGGAGCAGCAAGCTTCGGCCTCAGGTGGTGCTGCAGTAAATCCATATGAGGCTTTGGGTAAATTTTTTAAGGCATATTTCTTTAGTAAAATGAGTTTGGAAATGGGAGATATCCCAATGTCTCAAGCCTTAAAAGGTTTAGACGGATTGGAACCAGTTTATGATACTCAAAAAGCCGTGATGCAGCAATCGCTTAATTGGTTAGAAAGCGCCAATGCTGATCTTGATCAAATTATAAAGAACCCTTCGATAGCAGGAGCGGGGACAGGTGCAACCTTAAGTAATGATATCTATTTCAATAACGATTTATCAAAATGGCAAAAAGCAGTGAACGCTTTAAGAATCCGTTTATTGATTCAATTAAGTAAAAAAACTGCTGATACAGACTTAGGTGTAATTTCTCAATTTGCTGCAATTATAGGTAATCCTACGAAGTATCCTTTAATGACAGGAAATGCAGATAACCTCCAATATACCTTCCTTGCACCGAACAACTATTATCCGATGAATCCAAATAATTTTGGGCAAAGCGGATCAAGAAAAAACACATCTGCTACATATATCGGACTTTTAACTCAACTTAAAGATCCAAGGGTTTATGTTACAGCAGAACCATCGAGAGATCGTGTTGATAATTTAAAACAAAGTGCAACAGATTTTGCTTCTTTTGTGGGTGCAGATGCGGGTTCTGACCTGGGCGTGATGTATAATAACGCTGGATTACAGAAATATTCGTTTATTAACAGAAAGCATTTTTACTCAACCTATACGGGAGAGCCAAGCGTACAGATTGGCTATCCGGAATTGATGCTTAACATCGCTGAAGGAATTAATAGGGGCTGGGCAAGTGGAAATGCTGAAACTTTTTATAGCGCAGGTATCAAAGCTTCGATGGCTGGTTATGGGATTCCTGAAACCGGAAGTTTTATCGCTTATTTCTATCGTCCAGGTTCTACTGATGTTACCGGGTTATCAAATTATGATACGTTTAATATTCCAGTAAATTTTAACACTTACTATAATCAAGCCAATGTAAAATACATTGCTGGTTCAATGGGAATTACTCAAATTCTTCAGCAAAAATACCTTGCGTTATTTAGACATGCTGGTTTAGAATCTTACTTCTCTTTTCGACGTACAGGTGTACCTGCCTTTACAACCGGCCCTGGAACAGGAAATGGAAACCGTATCGCATTACGTTTTAAATATCCATCAGCAGAACGTACTTCAAATGCTAAAAACTATCAAACAGCACTTGTAAGTCAGTTTGGTGGGAACGACGATATTAACGGAATAATGTGGATACTTAAATAA
- a CDS encoding HDIG domain-containing metalloprotein translates to MRNYSHPEEIVAEVFALYERHGHEDYIGEPVSQLEHMSQAASLADAEGYDDEVVLAAFFHDIGHLCVSGIEVGSMDGMGNIDHEKLGAAYLLERGFSARLANLVSGHVLAKRYLTYKNPEYFDKLSAASRVTLDFQGGVMTEKEAAEFEKNPDANLIIRMRYWDDEAKLTRVPVNNIAYLKELAVNHLNYNSNIYFPNVKMI, encoded by the coding sequence ATGAGAAATTATAGCCATCCCGAAGAAATAGTCGCAGAGGTCTTTGCGCTTTATGAAAGACATGGGCATGAAGATTACATTGGAGAACCAGTGTCTCAACTTGAACACATGTCGCAGGCAGCTAGTTTAGCCGATGCAGAAGGTTATGATGATGAGGTAGTCCTTGCAGCTTTTTTTCATGATATAGGACATTTGTGCGTATCAGGCATTGAAGTGGGCAGTATGGATGGAATGGGAAATATAGATCACGAGAAACTTGGGGCAGCGTATTTATTAGAACGTGGTTTTTCCGCTCGTCTTGCCAATCTGGTTTCTGGTCATGTGCTGGCGAAACGCTATCTCACTTATAAAAATCCCGAATATTTTGATAAGCTTTCTGCTGCAAGTCGTGTAACATTAGATTTTCAAGGCGGCGTTATGACTGAAAAGGAAGCAGCTGAATTTGAGAAAAATCCTGATGCAAATCTTATCATCAGAATGCGTTATTGGGATGATGAAGCCAAATTGACACGAGTGCCTGTAAATAACATTGCTTATTTAAAAGAGCTGGCAGTCAATCATCTAAATTATAATAGTAACATATATTTTCCTAATGTTAAAATGATTTAA
- a CDS encoding alkaline phosphatase family protein: MKKILLFAIYLISASVSYAQITKTKNLLIVTLDGMRWQEVFKGADSLLINSKYTADKKEVRKKYWAATVEERRKRLFPFLWSVVAKQGQLYGNRDFGNKAELSNPYHFSYPGYSELFTGFPDPKMNTNDAILNPNINVLEFINKQKGFAGKVVTFASWERFPQILNTSRSGLPVYSGYVPVLNQDANAKLKYLNELQHNVPHYLGDSTRLDFITYEFSKEYIKQYKPRVLYMAFDETDDMAHEGNYKFYLERAKQEDGYIKALWDLLQSDPFYKDNTTLIVTCDHGRGHDPIDQWKDHGADIKGSENTWFAVMGPDTDNSGEMKNQTTTFHKQLAQTIASLIGLDFRSEAHHEVGDGVKTVIKK; this comes from the coding sequence ATGAAAAAGATATTACTATTTGCAATATATTTAATCAGCGCTTCTGTGTCGTATGCGCAAATAACAAAAACAAAAAACTTATTAATAGTTACACTTGACGGGATGCGGTGGCAAGAAGTTTTTAAGGGAGCTGATTCGTTGCTGATCAATTCAAAGTATACCGCCGATAAAAAAGAAGTTCGAAAAAAATATTGGGCTGCCACAGTAGAAGAGAGGAGAAAAAGGCTTTTTCCTTTTCTCTGGAGCGTAGTTGCTAAACAAGGACAGCTTTATGGGAACAGAGATTTTGGTAATAAAGCAGAGCTATCGAATCCTTATCACTTTTCCTATCCAGGCTACAGTGAGTTGTTTACAGGATTTCCTGATCCAAAAATGAATACCAATGATGCTATTTTGAATCCTAACATTAATGTTTTAGAATTTATTAACAAGCAAAAAGGTTTTGCTGGAAAAGTAGTTACGTTTGCTTCATGGGAGCGATTTCCACAAATACTTAATACCAGCCGTTCAGGTCTGCCTGTTTATTCAGGTTATGTGCCTGTATTAAACCAGGATGCTAACGCCAAATTGAAATACCTGAATGAGTTGCAACATAACGTACCCCACTATCTTGGCGATTCAACCCGCTTAGATTTTATTACCTATGAGTTCAGTAAAGAATACATCAAGCAATATAAACCTAGAGTACTTTACATGGCCTTTGATGAAACTGATGACATGGCGCATGAAGGAAATTATAAGTTCTATCTAGAGCGAGCAAAACAAGAGGATGGTTACATTAAGGCGCTATGGGATCTGCTTCAGTCCGACCCTTTCTATAAAGATAATACTACTTTAATCGTTACTTGTGATCATGGAAGAGGACATGATCCGATTGATCAATGGAAAGATCATGGTGCGGATATAAAAGGTTCTGAAAATACTTGGTTTGCTGTAATGGGTCCTGATACAGATAACAGTGGTGAAATGAAAAATCAAACAACTACTTTTCATAAACAGCTGGCTCAAACCATAGCAAGTTTAATTGGTTTAGATTTTAGAAGTGAAGCTCATCATGAAGTCGGTGATGGCGTTAAGACTGTTATAAAAAAATAA
- a CDS encoding helix-turn-helix domain-containing protein → MEDNVLLQISNRIKERRREKNITVQELASRAKVSKGLISQIENSRTIPSLIVLIDIIKALEVDLNIFFKDIHSGNEGFPPIIKRKHEYEHFEKEDAEGFHYQRIFTQSIKKSTVDIVILELEPNASRPQVETEAYEYKYILSGDIEYQFGETYYNLKQGDSMLFDGRLPHTPKNLGTKTAIMLVIYFFEETK, encoded by the coding sequence ATGGAAGATAATGTTCTGCTTCAGATAAGTAACCGCATTAAAGAACGAAGACGAGAAAAAAATATTACCGTACAGGAATTGGCATCAAGGGCAAAAGTAAGTAAGGGGTTAATCTCTCAAATTGAAAATAGCAGAACCATTCCTTCATTAATAGTATTAATTGATATTATTAAGGCGCTGGAAGTAGATCTTAATATTTTCTTTAAAGATATTCATTCAGGTAATGAAGGATTTCCGCCTATAATTAAGCGCAAGCATGAATATGAGCATTTTGAGAAAGAAGATGCAGAAGGCTTTCATTATCAACGGATATTTACACAATCTATTAAAAAATCAACGGTAGACATTGTGATTCTTGAGCTCGAACCGAATGCCTCTCGGCCACAGGTAGAAACAGAAGCTTATGAATACAAATACATTCTAAGTGGCGACATTGAGTATCAATTCGGTGAAACTTACTATAATTTAAAGCAAGGCGATTCCATGCTGTTTGATGGTAGATTGCCTCATACTCCAAAAAATCTTGGAACGAAAACAGCCATAATGCTCGTGATTTATTTTTTTGAAGAAACAAAATAA
- a CDS encoding SusC/RagA family TonB-linked outer membrane protein has product MKHFYLYFKKFTLLLLCSLSPLILWAQTQISGTVNDERNQPLPGVSVMIKGSKVGTTTDTYGRFLILANQGQVLEIRFLGYSNREITINNNNAIIVDMVSDNKTLSEVVVTALGVKKDNRKLGYAVSTVKGEDLTLARDPNPITGLIGKVAGLSVGPSAELLGAPNVAIRGNTISLYVVDGFPINTDTYNISPDDIESYTVLKGPAAAALYGNRASYGAILITTKKGNKNKKGLTIDVNSSTVLNKGFLAFPRVQHSYGAGENTFYQFVDGKGGAPGGVDADYDIWGPYFNGQLIPQYDSPVVNGIRQAAPYTARGANNLNNFLRTGSQTNNNIALTANGDDYTIRFSASQQHQDSYIPEQYLDIANANIYASFNPSPRWKFEGNVNFNRQTTDNFPDVQYGPNSLIYNLAIWTGADWDVNAPDIKAIWQPGKVGIQQQFAEYTRYHNPWFMVEEWTRGHYKNNTTGYLLANYKINKSLNATLRSQIDTYNILRTEKMPFSAHPYGREGNEGDYREDRRDLFDNNTELMLNYDYTVKNFLNLSGLVGGNMRNMSYNSSWASTDYLNVPEVYAFSNSKNPVQATSFNSGMRVLSAYYSLDASFGKYATVSTTGRIDKSSAFQVPTTYFYPSLSIATVISDYIKVPSFISYLKARASYSNIRSDATSTTIGPAPFSSITALGGSTGATLFNNPLGYGTTYTSPYNGPDYSLNTSYATSKPYNSQTAGYASDYLYQNGIKTSTRVNYEEGFDIKFLKNRLGFSGTAFQYIDGPRILPNAISTATGYTIEYLNALKTKKTGYEGSLSGDVFQNPNGFSWNILANIATYKEVYKELPLGQSTYATFFNAGDRTDKLYGTAFVRTPEGQIINDAAGKPLVNPTAQFLGNEIGNYSWSIYNKFQYKAFTLGIQFDGSVGGVIVDYMHNKTMRGGSNAETAEGTLGAARYQDWMNFGKAGYNGSYLGEGVVISNGASINYDSNTGAVLNYGALQYAPNTQVAFVQDYVSKYYNVDEANLMSKTFTKLREVTFGYTFPKELLAKSFIQKASVSVYGRNLLYFYKDKRFKDVDLDQYNYATASTGLQSPTVRSYGINLNVSF; this is encoded by the coding sequence ATGAAACACTTCTACCTCTATTTTAAAAAGTTTACACTATTACTGTTGTGTAGCTTATCGCCGCTGATTTTGTGGGCTCAAACCCAAATATCAGGCACTGTTAATGATGAAAGGAACCAACCACTCCCGGGAGTGAGCGTGATGATTAAAGGCTCAAAGGTTGGAACAACAACTGATACTTATGGTCGCTTCTTAATATTGGCAAATCAAGGTCAAGTACTTGAAATTAGATTTCTTGGATACAGCAATCGGGAAATAACTATCAATAACAACAATGCAATAATTGTTGATATGGTTAGCGATAACAAAACACTTAGCGAAGTAGTGGTTACTGCATTGGGTGTTAAAAAAGATAATCGTAAACTAGGCTATGCAGTTTCCACAGTTAAAGGTGAAGACCTTACCCTTGCCCGAGACCCCAATCCAATAACTGGTTTAATCGGTAAAGTAGCAGGTTTATCAGTAGGTCCTTCTGCTGAACTTCTTGGAGCACCAAATGTTGCAATACGGGGTAATACAATATCGTTATATGTAGTGGATGGATTTCCAATAAATACAGATACTTATAATATCAGTCCAGACGATATTGAAAGTTATACAGTATTGAAAGGACCTGCTGCGGCTGCACTTTATGGCAACAGGGCATCATATGGAGCTATTTTAATCACCACTAAAAAGGGGAATAAGAATAAAAAGGGTCTTACCATTGATGTAAACAGCAGCACGGTATTAAACAAAGGTTTTTTAGCTTTTCCTCGGGTTCAGCATTCCTATGGTGCTGGTGAAAATACTTTTTATCAATTTGTTGATGGAAAAGGTGGCGCACCTGGTGGTGTTGACGCTGATTATGACATTTGGGGTCCTTATTTTAATGGACAGTTGATTCCTCAATATGATAGTCCGGTTGTTAATGGTATTCGCCAGGCAGCTCCTTATACTGCACGTGGAGCAAACAACTTAAATAACTTTTTGCGTACAGGCTCTCAGACTAATAACAATATTGCCCTTACGGCAAACGGAGATGATTACACCATAAGGTTCTCTGCATCTCAACAGCATCAGGATAGTTATATCCCTGAGCAGTATCTTGATATTGCTAATGCGAATATTTACGCTTCATTTAATCCTAGTCCACGTTGGAAATTTGAGGGTAATGTAAATTTCAACAGGCAAACAACCGATAATTTTCCGGATGTACAATATGGTCCGAATAGTTTAATTTATAATCTGGCAATATGGACAGGTGCTGATTGGGATGTTAATGCACCAGATATTAAAGCCATTTGGCAGCCTGGAAAAGTTGGTATACAGCAGCAGTTTGCTGAGTATACACGTTATCATAATCCTTGGTTTATGGTAGAGGAGTGGACACGAGGCCATTATAAAAACAATACAACAGGTTATTTATTGGCAAACTATAAAATCAACAAGAGTTTGAATGCAACATTGCGTTCGCAAATTGATACCTATAATATTCTTCGAACAGAAAAAATGCCGTTTTCAGCCCATCCATACGGAAGAGAAGGTAACGAAGGAGATTACCGAGAGGATAGACGAGATCTTTTTGATAATAATACGGAATTAATGCTTAATTACGATTATACTGTAAAAAACTTTCTGAATCTTTCTGGTTTAGTTGGTGGAAACATGCGTAATATGTCGTACAATTCCAGTTGGGCATCAACTGATTACCTAAATGTACCTGAAGTTTATGCATTTAGTAATTCTAAAAATCCGGTTCAAGCAACCAGCTTTAATTCTGGAATGCGGGTATTAAGTGCATATTATTCATTAGATGCCAGCTTTGGAAAGTATGCCACCGTTTCAACAACAGGGCGGATAGACAAATCATCTGCTTTCCAGGTGCCAACAACCTATTTCTATCCTAGCTTATCAATAGCTACAGTAATTTCAGATTATATCAAAGTACCTAGTTTTATCAGCTATTTAAAAGCAAGAGCTTCGTATTCAAATATTCGTTCTGATGCAACTTCAACAACCATTGGCCCAGCTCCGTTTAGCTCCATTACTGCTTTAGGTGGTAGTACAGGTGCCACCCTGTTTAATAATCCCTTAGGTTACGGAACAACTTATACTTCGCCATATAATGGTCCGGATTACTCTTTAAATACTTCTTATGCAACGAGTAAACCGTATAATAGTCAGACTGCAGGTTATGCATCTGATTATCTTTACCAAAATGGAATCAAAACCTCAACCCGTGTAAATTATGAAGAAGGGTTTGATATTAAATTTTTAAAGAACCGACTTGGCTTCAGCGGAACAGCATTTCAATATATAGATGGTCCAAGAATTCTTCCAAATGCGATCTCTACTGCAACTGGATATACAATCGAATATTTAAATGCACTAAAAACCAAAAAGACCGGTTATGAAGGATCTTTAAGTGGAGATGTATTCCAAAATCCAAATGGTTTCAGTTGGAATATTTTAGCAAATATTGCTACTTATAAAGAGGTTTATAAAGAACTACCTTTAGGACAAAGTACGTATGCTACGTTTTTTAATGCGGGTGACCGTACAGATAAATTATATGGAACTGCTTTTGTACGTACGCCCGAAGGACAGATTATAAACGATGCAGCAGGAAAACCATTGGTTAACCCAACGGCTCAATTTTTAGGTAATGAAATAGGAAATTACAGTTGGAGTATTTACAATAAGTTTCAATACAAGGCTTTTACCTTAGGTATACAATTCGATGGTTCTGTGGGAGGCGTGATTGTAGATTATATGCATAACAAAACCATGCGTGGGGGATCAAATGCTGAAACAGCAGAGGGTACTCTTGGTGCCGCCCGTTATCAAGATTGGATGAATTTTGGTAAGGCAGGATACAATGGGTCTTATTTAGGAGAAGGAGTAGTTATTTCTAACGGTGCTTCAATCAATTATGACTCAAATACAGGTGCAGTTTTAAATTATGGTGCATTGCAATATGCGCCCAACACACAAGTTGCTTTCGTCCAAGATTATGTGAGTAAATACTATAATGTTGATGAAGCAAATCTAATGAGTAAAACCTTCACAAAACTGCGTGAGGTAACTTTTGGTTATACTTTTCCGAAAGAATTACTTGCCAAAAGTTTTATTCAGAAAGCTTCCGTATCTGTTTATGGAAGGAATTTATTGTATTTCTACAAGGATAAGCGATTTAAGGATGTAGATCTTGATCAATACAATTACGCAACGGCTTCTACCGGTTTACAATCTCCAACTGTTCGTAGCTACGGCATTAATCTAAATGTTTCCTTCTAA
- a CDS encoding DUF5690 family protein has translation MNVVKNLKASIKKWPYGITSVLASIAAFGAYSSMYAFRKAFAAGTFSADQYLHVDYKVWLVIAQVLGYTMSKFYGIRFIAELKGKKRGTTILILIAISWLALLGFAIVPAPYNIMFLFINGFPLGLIWGLIFGYLEGRRSTEFMAAVLSISLIFGSGFVKTVGQILIHNYHVSEYNMPFLVGALFILPLVFFVIVLEMMPEPTIQDKETRTERKPMNAEERKQFMIRFLPGIILTLVIYVMLTVMRDIRDNFEVEIWNSIGIIDKGIYTKIDGQISVIILIAISLLFLIRKNLQAFTIIHFFIIVGCILIGLSTLLFMVNKIGPVSWMTMAGLGLYLGYVPYNAIFFERMIATFHYKSNVGFVMYLADSLGYLASISILLIKEFGRPNISWAKFFTEGIMVVSVVGSVCSILSLLYFYYSARKTSITKTELKLSSI, from the coding sequence ATGAATGTTGTAAAGAATCTAAAAGCCAGTATTAAAAAATGGCCTTATGGCATTACCTCTGTATTAGCATCGATAGCTGCATTCGGAGCATATTCATCAATGTATGCGTTTCGAAAGGCTTTTGCTGCAGGAACCTTTTCAGCAGATCAGTATCTTCATGTAGATTATAAAGTTTGGCTGGTTATTGCGCAAGTTTTGGGATATACAATGAGTAAGTTTTACGGTATCCGTTTTATTGCCGAGCTTAAAGGGAAAAAACGAGGCACCACCATTCTAATCCTGATTGCAATCTCCTGGCTAGCTTTACTTGGTTTCGCTATTGTTCCAGCACCGTATAACATCATGTTTCTATTTATCAACGGGTTTCCCTTAGGGTTAATCTGGGGTCTTATTTTCGGTTATCTTGAAGGACGCAGATCAACAGAATTTATGGCTGCCGTACTCTCCATTAGTCTAATTTTTGGTTCTGGTTTTGTAAAAACAGTTGGCCAGATTTTAATTCATAATTATCATGTTAGTGAATATAATATGCCGTTTTTGGTCGGTGCCTTATTCATTTTGCCATTGGTATTCTTTGTTATCGTTTTAGAAATGATGCCTGAACCTACAATCCAGGATAAAGAAACGCGAACCGAACGCAAACCAATGAATGCAGAAGAACGTAAACAATTCATGATCCGTTTTCTGCCCGGCATAATTTTAACTTTAGTTATTTATGTGATGCTTACTGTTATGCGGGATATCAGGGACAATTTTGAAGTGGAGATCTGGAATAGTATTGGCATTATAGATAAGGGTATTTATACCAAAATCGATGGACAAATTTCAGTGATTATTCTCATTGCAATAAGCCTGTTATTTTTGATAAGGAAAAATCTGCAAGCCTTTACTATTATACATTTCTTTATTATTGTTGGCTGCATCCTTATCGGTCTTTCTACCCTATTATTCATGGTTAATAAGATTGGCCCAGTGAGCTGGATGACGATGGCTGGATTAGGACTTTATTTAGGATATGTACCTTACAATGCGATATTTTTTGAGCGAATGATCGCAACGTTCCATTACAAAAGCAATGTTGGATTTGTAATGTACCTTGCAGATTCTTTGGGCTACCTAGCAAGCATTAGTATTTTATTAATTAAAGAGTTTGGCAGACCGAACATTAGTTGGGCGAAATTTTTTACGGAGGGTATTATGGTGGTTTCTGTTGTTGGCTCCGTTTGCTCTATCTTATCATTACTATATTTTTATTATTCTGCCAGAAAAACCTCGATTACCAAAACAGAACTCAAACTATCATCAATATGA
- a CDS encoding TIGR03364 family FAD-dependent oxidoreductase: protein MNKPSAIVIGAGIVGLATARALAIRGYQVTIFERNEKAVGASIRNFGMVWPIGQPTGPLFERAMLSRNIWKQICIEAGIWHDEVGSLHLAYRQDELQVLEEYAAINQKHRDCALLTPAQAHEKSGAINPNGLKGALWSGTEMILESRVAIGQVADYLKEKFDVSFYWNTAISQVAQNQVKSGIKSWQADEIYICSGSEFETLYPEIFQSIGITKCKLQMMRLEAQSGNFRIGPSLCGSLSLIHYPGFQAAPSLPSLKKRYEVEYAEYLKWGIHVMAAQNHIGEITIGDSHEYGLVHDPFDRDFINQMILTYLKTFTAFKDSRIIQTWNGTYPKMTGGETEVIMEVEPGITIINGLGGNGMTLSFGLCEQVIHSKLE from the coding sequence ATGAATAAACCATCTGCAATTGTAATTGGAGCCGGAATTGTTGGTCTAGCAACAGCTCGTGCACTCGCTATTAGGGGTTATCAAGTTACGATTTTTGAACGTAATGAAAAGGCTGTAGGTGCATCCATAAGAAACTTTGGAATGGTATGGCCAATTGGGCAACCAACAGGACCATTGTTTGAACGGGCAATGTTATCCAGAAACATTTGGAAGCAAATTTGTATAGAGGCTGGTATCTGGCATGATGAAGTTGGTTCGTTACATTTGGCTTACCGTCAGGATGAACTTCAGGTATTAGAGGAATACGCAGCAATTAATCAAAAACATCGAGACTGTGCCCTATTAACACCCGCTCAGGCCCACGAGAAATCTGGAGCCATAAACCCCAATGGTTTAAAGGGAGCATTGTGGAGTGGTACAGAAATGATTCTAGAATCAAGGGTAGCCATTGGACAGGTTGCCGATTACCTAAAAGAAAAATTCGATGTGAGTTTTTATTGGAATACCGCAATTAGTCAAGTAGCACAAAACCAAGTAAAATCAGGCATAAAGTCTTGGCAGGCTGATGAGATTTACATCTGTAGTGGATCGGAATTTGAAACGCTATATCCTGAAATATTTCAATCTATTGGCATTACTAAATGTAAACTCCAAATGATGCGACTTGAGGCACAATCAGGAAATTTTCGGATCGGGCCATCACTTTGCGGCAGCTTAAGCTTAATCCATTATCCAGGTTTCCAAGCAGCACCTTCCTTACCAAGTCTAAAAAAGCGTTATGAAGTAGAATATGCTGAATACTTAAAATGGGGCATTCACGTGATGGCCGCACAAAACCACATTGGAGAAATTACCATTGGAGATTCGCATGAATATGGTCTTGTACACGATCCCTTTGATAGGGACTTCATCAACCAAATGATTTTAACTTATCTCAAAACTTTTACTGCATTTAAAGATAGTCGAATTATCCAAACCTGGAATGGCACTTATCCTAAAATGACAGGTGGAGAAACAGAAGTTATAATGGAGGTTGAGCCTGGAATAACTATTATTAATGGATTAGGAGGCAATGGAATGACCCTTTCCTTTGGTCTTTGCGAACAAGTCATACATTCAAAACTAGAATAA
- a CDS encoding HAD-IA family hydrolase, whose amino-acid sequence MSIKLVIFDMAGTTVKDENKVTETFKAALQQFGYLVPDHAINPLMGYKKSLAIKKMLQQFEGDTEKITEELILAIHTEFIRLMIGYYKSTHALEALPNAESTMNILRNAGIKVGINTGFSRDIAEIIIDRLKWREKGLFDYLIGSDEVAEGRPDPSMIHHIMEQAGITDSGDVAKVGDTEVDVREGQNAGCRFIIAVTTGAFTRVELEPFNPTHIIDDIADVLDIID is encoded by the coding sequence ATGTCAATTAAATTAGTAATATTCGATATGGCCGGTACAACGGTCAAAGATGAGAACAAAGTAACAGAAACCTTTAAAGCTGCTCTTCAACAATTCGGATACTTGGTTCCTGACCATGCGATCAACCCATTAATGGGTTATAAAAAAAGCCTCGCCATCAAAAAGATGCTACAACAATTTGAAGGCGATACTGAAAAAATTACAGAGGAGTTGATACTAGCTATTCATACTGAGTTTATCAGGTTGATGATCGGTTATTACAAATCGACACATGCGCTTGAAGCGCTTCCTAATGCAGAATCAACAATGAATATTTTGCGAAATGCAGGTATTAAAGTTGGTATCAACACAGGATTTTCGAGAGATATAGCGGAAATAATAATTGATCGTCTAAAATGGAGAGAAAAGGGACTATTTGATTACTTAATTGGGTCGGATGAAGTAGCTGAAGGTCGCCCCGACCCGTCAATGATCCACCATATAATGGAGCAGGCCGGCATCACTGATAGCGGTGATGTGGCAAAAGTAGGTGATACAGAGGTTGATGTGAGAGAGGGGCAAAATGCAGGTTGCAGATTCATAATCGCCGTTACTACAGGCGCCTTTACCCGAGTTGAACTCGAACCCTTTAATCCTACTCACATTATTGATGATATAGCAGACGTATTAGACATCATAGACTAA